A section of the Humulus lupulus chromosome 2, drHumLupu1.1, whole genome shotgun sequence genome encodes:
- the LOC133814877 gene encoding uncharacterized protein LOC133814877 translates to MSKSANEAYELLEEMAMNNYQWPTKRGQPKKMAGMMELDAISMLTAQVAALTKQLQKTTLPSQAIQVQNLCEVCGLKKNQSEEEKKKLNDEKVTEDLKKEEETPPVNIEHHVRIPYPQRLRKHNLDKQFAKFLEVFKKLHINIPFTEALEQMPSYVKFMKEIISNKRKMGDYEIVALTEECSAILQRKLPQKLRDPGSFTIPCTIWEFECKHALCDLGAIINLMPLSVFRRLGLGEARPTTVTLQLADRSVKHPHATGQALIDVQKGELKLRVQGEEIVFNVFKAMTYPKASDSCFSVDVVEEVVGRKNLSEDPLKLSLTVDDVDGEENEEEMSYLKWIKSAEPWNHKKFEELGEGPERPLPSILKPPVLELKVLQDHLRYAYLGEKETLPVIVSSFLLEVEEEKLLRVLRAHKTAIGQTLANIRGISPMHRILMEDEARPTIDAQRRLNPTMKEVVRKEILKWLNAGVIYPISDSAWLVLRRGEELHLVLNWEKCHFMVNEGIVLGHKISKKGIEVDRAKISTIENLPPPISVKGVRSFLGHAGFYRRFIKDFSKVSKPLSTLLMNGVTFDFDEKCQQAFKILKEKLISAPIIVAPQWDLPFELMCDASDFAIGAVLGQRVDKVVVYTDHSAIKYLMTKKDSKPHLIRWILLLQEFDVEIKDKKGTENLVADHCLDWRLMKILLIKKFRLMMLFLMSSCSK, encoded by the exons ATGAGTAAAagtgctaatgaggcatatgagctaTTAGAGGAGATGGCGATGAATAATTACCAATGGCCAACTAAAAGGGGACAACCAAAGAAGATGGCTGGAATGATGGAATTGGATGCTATATCCATGCTTACTGCTCAAGTTGCAGCCTTGACAAAGCAATtacaaaagactacactcccATCTCAAGCTATACAAGTTCAAAACCTTTGTGAAGTGTGTG GGCTAAAGAAGAATCAgtcagaagaagaaaaaaagaagttGAATGATGAAAAGGTCACTGAAGACCTTAAGAAAGAAGAGGAGACCCCACCTGTGAATATTGAGCATCATGTTAgaattccatatccacaaagACTTCGTAAGCATAATTTGGATAAacagtttgcaaagtttttagaggtgttcaagaagctacatatAAATATACCGTTCACAGAAGCATTAGAACAGATGCCCAGCTATgtaaagtttatgaaggagattaTCTCTAATAAGAGAAAGATGGGTGATTATGAAATAGTGGCGTTAACAGAAGAATGTAGTGCGATTTTGCAAAGaaagcttcctcaaaagttacGAGATCCGGGGAGTTTTACTATTCCATGCACGATTTgggagtttgaatgtaagcatgcactttgtgatttgggggcgaTTATTAATTTAATGCCATTGTCAGTATTCCGTAggcttggtttgggggaagcGAGGCCAACCACAGTAACATTGCAGCTGGCTGATAGATCTGTGAAGCATCCACATG CAACTGGGCAAGCATTGATAGATGTGCAAAAAGGAGAGTTAAAGCTGAGAGTTCAAGGGGAAGAAAtagtatttaatgtgtttaaggCTATGACTTATCCTAAAGCAAGTGATAGTTGTTTCTCAGTTGATGTGGTCGAAGAAGTAGTAGGAAGAAAAAACTTAAGTGAGGATCCTCTTAAATTAAGTCTTACAGTTGATGATGTAGATGGAGAGGAAAATGAAGAAGAGATGAGTTATTTGAAGTGGATAAAATCAGCTGAGCCGTGGAACCATAAGAAGTTTGAAGAATTGGGTGAAGGACCAGAAAGACCATTACCATCGATTCTGAAACCACCTGTTTTAGAATTGAAAGTTTTACAGGACCATCTCCGTTATGCTTATCTTGGGGAAAAAGAGACTCTTCCAGTTATagtttcatcatttcttttaGAAGTAGAGGAGGAGAAGTTGTTGAGGGTGTTAAGAGCTCATAAAACTGCTATAGGGCAGACTCTGGCTAATATAAGAGGAATTAGCCCAATGCATAGAATTCTTATGGAAGATGAGGCGAGACCGACTATTGATGCTCAACGAAGACTTAATCCaacaatgaaagaagtggtgaggaAAGAGATTTTGAAATGGTTAAATGCTGGAGTGATTTACCCTATCTCTGATAGTGCTTGG CTGGTGTTGAGGAGGGGTGAAGAGTTGCatttggtgcttaattgggaaaagtgcCACTTTATGGTAAATGAAGGAATTGTATTGGGGCACAAGATTTCTAAGAAAGGCATTGAAGTGGATAGGGCAAAAATTTCAACGATAGAGAATTTGCCACCACCAATTTCAGTAAAAGGAGTACGGAGTTTCTTAGGTCATGCaggattttataggaggtttatcAAAGATTTTTCCAAAGTTTCGAAGCCACTGTCCACTTTGTTAATGAATGGGGTTAcgtttgattttgatgagaagtgTCAACAAGCTTTTAAGATACTTAAGGAGAAATTGATCTCGGCACCTATAATTGTTGCGCCTCAATGGGATTTGCCATTTGAACTGATGTGTGACGCCAGTGATTTTGCGATTGGGGCAGTGTTGGGACaaagagttgacaag GTGGTTGTTTACACAGATCATTCGGCGATAAAGTATCTTATGACTAAGAAAGATTCCAAGCCTCATCTTATTCGGTGGATTTTGTTAttacaagaatttgatgtggaaattaaGGATAAGAAAGGCACTGAGAATTTGGTGGCTGATCATTGTCTCGATTGGAGGTTGATGAAGATTCTCTTGATAAAGAAGTTCAGATTAATGATGCTTTTCTTGATGAGCAGCTGTTCGAAGTAA